Proteins from one Anopheles nili chromosome 2, idAnoNiliSN_F5_01, whole genome shotgun sequence genomic window:
- the LOC128732234 gene encoding peroxisomal membrane protein PEX16 — protein MSSPLSEIQNLYERYVKWVSGNPSSLADVELTVKWLSYFVAGKINNSSAVSELVYSLSNLLVFFNDRIIEKAHKNVTEEGSALGRHLKMLLTTLEYCEVFIELSAHKIWGTRGRWFFIAVIQIVKCIGRLALTLYCRNTKIVHNPPIPVLDRKNVQAANPSENTSFRDNLSEDSSGIVLKRSGRVMRKVNFSPPLTSRTWKPPTIGNRTNQPVAYGGKFLGPAEMLYIVKPIVHLASMRRFGIKSWTSYIVALALDSASLQMYYKKREVLSKEQRVELSRRCVAMLLYLLRSPFYDRYTKNKIASVLNGIGNNVPLTGTVTRFILSYIPHWQETYFYMWST, from the exons ATGTCGTCGCCTCTGTCCGAAATTCAAAACCTGTATGAGCGATACGTAAAATGGGTATCGGGAAATCCGTCCTCTTTGGCGGACGTGGAGCTGACCGTAAAATGGCTCTCATACTTCGTAGCCG ggaaaataaacaattcgTCCGCCGTTTCCGAGCTGGTGTATTCTTTGTCGAACTTACTCGTATTTTTTAATGACCGCATCATcgagaaagcacacaaaaatgtaacGGAGGAAGGATCCGCTCTTGGACGACACCTGAAGATGCTGCTGACGACGCTGGAGTATTGTGAAGTATTTATCGAATTATCAGCCCACAAAATTTGGGGCACCAGAGGACGGTGGTTTTTTATCGCAGTTATACAGATCGTCAA ATGTATAGGCAGACTTGCGCTAACACTGTACTGTAGAAATACTAAAATTGTGCACAATCCACCGATTCCCGTGCTTGATCGAAAAAATGTGCAAGCAGCCAATCCAAGCGAGAATACCTCCTTCCGTGACAATTTATCGGAGGACAGTTCCGGAATAGTCCTTAAACGGTCCGGGCGCGTTATGCGGAAGGTCAACTTTTCTCCTCCCTTAACGTCTAGAACGTGGAAACCGCCAACCATAGGGAATCGAACGAACCAACCGGTTGCATATGGTGGCAAATTTCTCGGTCCCGCCGAGATGCTCTACATAGTCAAACCGATCGTGCATCTTGCGAGCATGAGGCGTTTCGGTATTAAGAGCTGGACCAGTTACATTGTGGCGCTCGCACTTGACAGCGCGAGTCTCCAAATGTACTATAAGAAACGTGAGGTGCTGTCTAAGGAACAACGCGTGGAACTGTCTCGCAGGTGTGTGGCGATGTTGCTGTACCTACTTCGGTCACCATTTTACGATCGTTACACGAAAAACAAGATCGCCAGCGTGCTCAATGGTATCGGTAACAACGTGCCACTGACGGGCACCGTTACACGGTTCATACTTTCCTACATTCCGCACTGGCAGGAGACCTATTTTTACATGTGGTCGACGTAG